The Salvelinus namaycush isolate Seneca chromosome 1, SaNama_1.0, whole genome shotgun sequence genome has a window encoding:
- the scarf2 gene encoding scavenger receptor class F member 2, which yields MELKIIIEVVVVVCSFFSLSFSQELNPKGRNVCKLPGSPGFVCCSGWGQIGEECLTPLCEGNFTCKENEVCVRPNECRCRHGYFGASCDTKCPTQFWGPDCKGKCQCFPNGQCDDVTGKCTCNPNRWGPNCEKPCLCQKGKCDQDTGTCTCQYGFWGPQCANNCYCSLNSVCDQNTGRCNCSPGWSGRNCAIQCNCNNSPCEQFTGRCQCRERLWGPRCDRYCQCIHGKCNQADGSCTCTPGYRGKFCREPCPAGFYGQNCRNRCGHCKGQQPCKITEGRCVTCERGWNGTKCDQMCLPGFFGENCLDVCPPCKDGHFCNRIDGKCSHCNPGWIGDRCEVRCPNGTYGDNCENDCSHCFNGVCHIATGECLCEPGFYGTYCNMTCQMGQYGVNCAQTCSCHDKNCNPMSGACNLQPNQRMGVIAAGTLVSFLLIVLLSLLCCCCLCRNKDDHNPDQDNSTNSKKAKRILCGRFSRISTKLPQIPLRRQKLPKVVVAHHDPENTFNCSFIEPPSAVEQPCPSSWSSQESFDSFEEEPSDDGPVYCVPHEESLNESKEKPAAEKPSAAAVPSEDDAGEYTSLKDTSATSITTNKPQAGDGSEATLLKSSDSEGSTSGSESAIGALYARIARLSKNSKDEEDGGGSTVTIEVKGNGKPPSPGWKTTTKPRPPDPSTKPKVSWIHGNTGGTTPQVEQLNQGGKGLTVPKERTTRSSSDSSAKSEERQRLKETSKEKRNQEGKGTEVNGSPSKHKAHRLGRSREDINHMEHINGVVQNALKKIGNFHNSNSDKKAAEKAATVENPKEPPKSPKVIHPHMNSEAATLLAAQLKEKTQSINRNEGTGLVKTNGLPTPAFRDRGDREKPTPPQKAKRTTPTTPGHQGSNKPLLPTTTSLQKMVGVGVPTTDPATPEVAPKSPEKQDLNGSRVGEGGGGAVDVTPKKTPIKKPPRKRGKEGTLDTALETKTPTKTAIMPPQIIK from the exons ATGGAATTGAAGATCATTATTGAAGTTGTTGTGGTGGTTTGTTCATTTTTTTCTTTGAGTTTTAGCCAAGAACTCAATCCCAAAGGCAGAAATGTATGCAAATTACCAGG GTCACCAGGCTTTGTGTGCTGCAGCGGGTGGGGGCAGATAGGAGAGGAATGTTTGACAC CTCTCTGTGAAGGCAACTTCACCTGTAAGGAAAATGAGGTATGCGTTAGGCCCAATGAATGCCGCTGTCGCCATGGATACTTCGGAGCCAGTTGTGATACAA AGTGCCCCACCCAGTTCTGGGGCCCAGACTGCAAGGGCAAGTGCCAATGCTTTCCCAACGGCCAGTGTGATGACGTGACGGGCAAGTGCACGTGCAACCCTAACCGCTGGGGGCCCAACTGCGAGAAGCCCTGCCTCTGCCAGAAGGGCAAGTGTGACCAGGACACAGGCACATGCACTTGCCAATATGGCTTCTGGGGCCCTCAGTGTGCAAACAATTGCTACTGCAGTCTCAACTCTGTGTGTGACCAGAACACAGGAAGGTGTAACTGTAGTCCAGGCTGGTCGGGGAGGAATTGTGCCATCCAGTGTAATTGTAATAACTCTCCATGCGAGCAGTTCACGGGTCGTTGCCAGTGCCGGGAGAGACTATGGGGCCCCCGGTGCGACAGGTATTGTCAGTGTATCCATGGGAAGTGCAACCAGGCGGATGGCTCATGTACCTGCACACCGGGGTACCGGGGGAAGTTCTGCAGGGAACCGTGTCCCGCAGGGTTCTACGGACAGAACTGCAGGAACAG ATGTGGCCACTGTAAAGGCCAGCAGCCCTGTAAAATAACAGAGGGGAGGTGTGTGACCTGTGAGAGGGGCTGGAACGGGACCAAGTGTGATCAGATGTGCCTGCCAGGCTTCTTCGGAGAGAACTGCCTGGATGTGTGTCCCCCGTGTAAAGATGGCCACTTCTGCAACCGCATCGACGGAAAGTGCTCCCACTGCAACCCCGGCTGGATCGGGGACAG GTGTGAGGTGCGCTGTCCCAACGGGACTTATGGGGACAACTGTGAGAATGACTGCAGCCACTGTTTTAACGGCGTTTGTCACATTGCTACCGGAGAGTGCCTGTGTGAGCCGGGATTTTACGGGACCTA CTGCAATATGACGTGTCAGATGGGTCAGTATGGAGTGAACTGTGCCCAGACCTGCTCCTGTCATGACAAGAACTGCAACCCAATGTCTGGGGCCTGCAACCTAC AGCCCAACCAGCGGATGGGCGTGATCGCGGCAGGAACCCTGGTCTCTTTTCTGCTCATTGTCCTCCTCTCGCTGCTTTGCTGCTGCTGCCTCTGCCGAAATAAAGATGACCACAA tCCTGACCAAGACAACTCTACCAACAGCAAAAAAGCCAAGCGGATCCTGTGTGGAAGATTCAGCCGAATCAGCACCAAACTCCCCCAGATCCCACTGAGACGACAGAAGCTGCCCAAAGTAGTCG TAGCCCACCATGACCCGGAAAACACATTCAACTGCAGCTTCATCGAGCCCCCCTCTGCAGTTGAGCAGCCCTGCCCCTCCTCCTGGTCCTCCCAGGAGTCCTTTGATTCCTTCGAGGAGGAACCCAGCGATGATGGCCCCGTATACTGTGTACCCCATGAAG AGTCACTGAATGAGAGTAAGGAGAAGCCAGCAGCTGAGAAGCCATCCGCAGCAGCTGTGCCCAGTGAGGACGATGCAGGGGAGTACACCTCTCTGAAAGACACCAGCGCTACCAGCATCACCACCAACAAGCCTCAGGCTGGGGATGGGAGCGAAGCAACCCTGCTCAAGTCCTCTGACAGCGAGGGCTCCACCAGCGGCTCTGAGTCGGCCATCGGGGCCCTCTATGCTCGCATTGCACGCCTCTCCAAGAATTCCAAGGATGAAGAGGATGGGGGTGGCAGCACAGTTACAATAGAGGTCAAAGGTAATGGCAAGCCACCATCCCCGGGATGGAAGACCACCACCAAACCACGCCCGCCAGACCCCTCCACCAAACCGAAGGTGTCGTGGATCCATGGGAACACCGGGGGTACCACACCCCAGGTGGAGCAGCTGAACCAGGGTGGTAAGGGGCTGACAGTGCCCAAGGAGAGGACGACCAGGAGCTCCAGCGACAGCTCAGCCAAGAGCGAAGAGAGGCAGAGGCTGAAGGAGACGTCCAAGGAGAAGAGGAACCAGGAGGGGAAGGGGACAGAGGTCAATGGTTCCCCCAGCAAACACAAGGCTCACCGGCTGGGAAGGTCCAGGGAGGATATTAACCACATGGAGCACATAAATGGAGTGGTGCAGAATGCTCTCAAGAAGATCGGTAACTTCCACAACTCCAACTCTGACAAGAAGGCGGCCGAGAAGGCAGCCACTGTGGAGAACCCCAAGGAGCCGCCCAAGAGCCCCAAAGTGATCCACCCACACATGAACTCCGAGGCTGCCACACTCCTGGCGGCCCAGCTCAAGGAGAAGACGCAGAGCATCAACCGGAATGAGGGCACCGGCCTGGTAAAGACCAACGGCCTGCCCACCCCAGCCTTCCGGGACCGAGGAGACCGGGAGAAGCCCACTCCTCCGCAGAAGGCCAAGCGGACCACTCCGACCACCCCAGGCCACCAGGGCTCCAACAAGCCTCTGCtgcccaccaccaccagcctccAGAAGATGGTGGGTGTGGGGGTCCCCACAACGGACCCAGCCACCCCCGAGGTCGCCCCCAAGAGCCCGGAGAAGCAGGACTTGAACGGCTCCAGGGtgggagagggtggtggtggagcAGTGGACGTCACGCCAAAGAAGACCCCCATCAAAAAGCCTCCCAGAAAGAGAGGCAAGGAAGGGACATTGGATACTGCTCTGGAAACTAAGACACCAACAAAGACAGCAATTATGCCACCGCAGATAATCAAATAG